In Anaerolineae bacterium, one DNA window encodes the following:
- a CDS encoding translation initiation factor — MSRQKGKVVFSTKIGDRRKQPPASNYPRASLAPAQQNLKIMRDKKGRKGKMVTVISGFTLTETDLKELAKTLKTFCGSGGTIKSSNNGGVIEVQGDHREKIAEKLQALGYKVKLAGG, encoded by the coding sequence ATGTCCCGGCAAAAAGGCAAAGTTGTTTTTTCAACTAAAATCGGCGACCGGCGGAAACAGCCCCCGGCTTCAAACTATCCGCGCGCTTCCCTGGCCCCGGCCCAACAGAACTTGAAGATCATGCGCGATAAAAAGGGGCGCAAGGGCAAAATGGTCACGGTTATTTCCGGTTTTACCTTAACCGAGACCGATCTCAAAGAGCTGGCCAAAACCTTAAAAACGTTTTGCGGGTCAGGCGGCACCATAAAAAGTAGCAACAACGGCGGCGTCATCGAGGTGCAGGGCGACCACCGGGAGAAAATTGCGGAGAAATTACAAGCATTGGGGTACAAAGTAAAGC